The DNA window TCTTGTGGATAGGTTGATCGACAAAGACATAAAGTATTTTTTAAATGAACATTTCTTGCAGGTTGCACAATGGTAGAAGCATTTGATTTTGGCATAGTTGCTGGTTGGGTAACCACTCTTTGAAGGAAGCTTTTTGGAAGTTTATGATTATGCATAAAATCCTCTTTGGAGTGTCTTAAGTAACAGGGTGAATCATGTTAAAGATTTTTCGGTCTCATGTGTCTGATATTTTTGTCTTGTTGGATTCCTGTTTTCCTTTTGAGGTGGGGAATGATGAGTTCCAATGGATGAAAGTTCATGATGAGAAATCCTCTATGAATCTTTCCATTAAGTTGTTACTCAGTCATCTGTCTCTTTGCTTTAGTCCAGCGACATCAGGAAAGGTGTAGGTATTCTGTAGGATCTTAAAGTTCCAAccataattcatttatttggCTGAAGGCTGCTTATTCGTTGGATGCTAACTCGTGATCAACATGCAAATATAGGTGTGGTTTTTTGATAGGAACAAGTGTTGTGCTTTTTGCCTCATTAAAGAAGAATTCGTTCACCACCATTTCGATTCTTGTTTGTTGACTAGACGAATTTGGAAAGATGTAGAGTCTTGGTTGGGGAGAAAGGTAGTCACTAGtacaaaaacaacaatataattttaacatttacacccgatattctaaaaacgggtgtaaataagaagcgtgatggcaattttgtaaataaaatttcattttaagaATTAACATGTGACAAATTACACTCTATTTAttaaaaattgggtgtaaattacaaatattattataatcagatCTCAATTACACCCATTAaatttaaaacgggtgtaaatttaaattacttaaaaaaattatttaattttataactcaaCTCGACACCGCAAATGGACATATCCACAATCTTCAAACATTCACGCATCTGAACCTGCAAATGGACATATCCACAATCTTCAAACATTCACGCATCTGAACCTGCAAGGGAGTTTCCAACATACAACTTCACTTGCCTCATGCAACAACGCAACACACAGAACTTTAATATCAACTTTCAAGACTGATTTCCTCCAATCTTCAACGCAATCGCAAACACCGACGCGAGCTTCACCTCTCACGGACCATATCATCATCGATGAAAACTGACACACACAACTGCAACGATTCGAGAACGCAGCTGAGCTCAAAGCAGCAACGTCATCTATCATCGTTATCTGATTCAATCTGCAATAACGATTCAGGACGCTTCTCCGACGATATTTTCGCTCATTTTTAACCAAAACCAAAGCCACCCTAATTCTCACCCTCAAAACGAGGTTGAGATTCTATCTGATTACTAATCAAGTGTTATTTTTCTTGCGTGCATGTATCACACCCAAGTAAGTTTTCACTGTTCCTCTTACATATTTAACTCCAAATTTTATGAttcttttttcttgtaatttcTCAACAATTTGTTTATGTTAAATGTAAAATTAATAGGTAAATTTGAACTTTCAAGTCTGAGAGAGGGGATGCATTGAAAGTGTTTGTAAAAATGTCTGTTTGAACTTTGAAGGACTTCTTCATATTTACACCTTTGGTGTGGTATCTAATTCTAACAAAGAAGCTATAAAAAATGTGAATCATAATTCACGATCTTCAGTAAaacaaaacattttgttttttgttttcggTAATTAACATTGTTGATGGTTTCATATTGAAGCATGATGTGTAGTTTAAAGGGGAATTTGGAGGAGGTTGTTGGAGTTCCAACTTCAGTGCCGGTGCGTGTAGCTCACAACCTTTTTCAAGCTGGTCATAAGTATCTTGATGTAAGGTAAAGTAACCAATTTTAATTAAGAGTTAACTTTATTTTTAAGAAAGTGTTACTTAATTATCATACAGGTGTTTTGGAAGAAGCCAAAATTCACCACTTTCCTTCACTGTTTTTTGTGATTGAAAGTGTTAATTAATTGTATATTATACTAGAGTTTTGGAAGAAgccaatgtttttttttattgtgcAGGACCAATGAAGAGTTTAATGCTGGACATGCACCTGAGGCAATTAACATACCTTATATGTATAGAGTTGGATCAGGTTCTATTTCAAATCACAAATACTTTGGTTAATTGTAATTATTCTCACTGTTGAGATTAGCTCATTTTTTGTTCATCGTGTATTCAGGGATGACAAAGAATAGAAAAAGATGTACTAAAAGCTAATATTTAAATGTTGTTTAGTTCCAAAAGCTATTCTTTGTAGCTTTTGATTTTCACTGTGGGGAGATACAAAGAAAAagatatctccattgtttaggttAGCTGCTCATTATATCATCCATTTATTTGTTCACTAGCTAAGGTATCAGTTACTAATATTCTTCAAGGATGTTGAATTAATAACATTAGTTAACCCACTTGTAACTCTATAATTCTAATCATTTTCTCTAAGCTTTGATAAATTACATTGCTCTTTACTATGTAATTTGAATATTGTATACTATTGAATCTTCTAAGTATAGTTTATCGTGACTTAAAGCCCGAAAATCTCTTACTTAAGAAGGATGGCCATGTTGTATTAACTGATTTCGATCTATCATTAGCGGCTGCAGCTAAGGTTACTGAGAGGGCtagcatttcaatttgagagaaGGTTCTGAAAATGCGTCATCATGATGCCAAGACCAATCTGCAAGGAAAGGATCTCGACATGCTTATTGTCATTTTTCCTGATAATAATGGTTCTCTTTATGGTAAATGATACTCTGACTTATACTTCAAATTCTCCTCTGTATTACTAACCAGGCCTGTGGATAGCATATGACCTTAACATGTGGTAATTTGATATGCAGGTGACCTCAAGCGAATATGTGAGACTGATCTGGGGGTTGCTTCCCAGTGTTGTTTGactaaaaatgtttttaagatgAGCAAGCAGTACCTTgcaaaagtttctttgaaaataaaTGTTAAGGTTGGGGGTAGGAATACTGTTCTTGTTGATGCACTTTCACGCCACATTCTCCTAGTCAGCAACAGACCTACTATTATATTTGGAGCTGATGTGACTCATCCACACCCTGGTGAAGATTCAAGTCCATCAATAGCAGCTGTATGTTTTCATATTTGAACTGTTTTTAGTTTGAATCAACCAGGTTGAATTATTTTGAATATATATTTCTTCTTTTAAAATATTGTCTTTGATATTGTAGGTTGTTGTTTCTCAAGATTGGCCAGAATTCACCAAGTATGCTGGTTTGGTTTGTGCCCAAGCGCATCGACGGGAATTGATTCAAGACCTTTTAAAACAATGGCAAGATCCAGTCAGAGGAACATTGACTCGTGGAATGATCGAGTATTGTATTTAACTATGTATCATATGCAGTCTTCCTAATCTAATGGGCATATGTGAATTAATTTCTTGGATGTTGTCTAGAAATTTAATAAACTGGGttgtgttttcttttttattttatttcttttctaggGAACTTCTTATATCATTCCGGAGAGCAACTGGTCAAAAACCCCAGCGCATCATATTTTACAGTTAGTGTTATGTTTAGTGTTCAAATTCATTTGTGTTTGCTCTTGAGATGATTTTCTAACTCTAAATAAAGGTACTTGCAAAGATGGAGTTAGCGAAGGGCAATTTTACCAAGTCCTACTATTTGAGCTTGATGTAATCCGGGAGGTAATCTTTTAGCATGGctgttttttcaaaaatttcacacTTTCTGTTTTTTCAGCATGGCTGTTATCGGTTTGGAATATCTCCATTTTTTGCGCATATGGTAAACCGTTCACAGGAAACATGTTTATTTCAATCCAAATAGTGCAATAGTAATTTTATCACTAACTATTCTCATTTTGGATTCTCATAAGATCAAGGCATGATTTCCCCTGTAGATGGCGTGAAAAATATGCTTTATGTATACTGTAGTTCTCAGTTCAGATTTTAGTTTGTCCAAGCTTTGCAACAATGAAAATATATGCATAATGAAATAAACTTATATGCCATAGAGATTTCATTTTCAATCCTAAACTTGCTTAAGGTTATATGAAGAGCGATATGGAATAAGTTTTGGAAATGGATTTGGTGCAGTAGCTACATTTTCTTACGTGAAGCAATATGTTCATCGTTGCGGCTAGTGATGTGATCTACACACATAATGTTGCAATCTCTTTTTTCTTGTATACTTATTCTTCAAGATGGATATATACTTGCAAAGatagtctcatgtcaaaatagaACAACGTTTATAtgagggtttagttgagatatgATAATATGTTTATAGTGAGGGATGAGCCAGTAGTTAGTAAGCTTTGAGATGCTGATTGCTACTCTTCTCCAATTGGTTGGTCATTTAGTTCTTATTTAAATTTAGAGTCGTCCTGGAATGATCTGGATAGAGACTAAGAgttgtttattaatattaataagttCATCTGTACGTTGAATCTGAACACTAATTCATTAAGTTTGTTCTTCTTCATCAGTGTTGATTTAAGTTTTTGGAGGTTCTACGAATATTAGTCATAATTCTATAGTGGCAGAATATTAGTCATGATTCTATAATGGCAAAATAAATAAGGCAAGTTATTGAATTAGGGGATATGTTTGATAGTGATGAGAACTTTTGTACTCCTTTTCTTGCAGTGATTCATGGACCTGATGGACCGACACCGTATTCTCAATATGAACATTCATCTATTCCTGTCATAGTAAAGAAGCTTTTCAATCTAAAATCCAATTTCTTGACAAAGAGAGATGCATGGGCTGGGACCTTTGAGAAATACTTTTACATTCGAGATACTCCTCGTAATGATTTTCCAGGTTTGTATCTCTACTTTTTTGATTGTTAAATTTGATTACATCATTCTAAACACTCTGTATCATGTTTAGTTCCCTAATTAAATTGCCATTTTCAGCTGGCCAAATCTATATCTGTATCTAAATATGATTCGTAAGAGGAATTTAACCTCAAATTGTTTTAGTGCAATCTCTGTTATTCTGCAAAATGTTGTAGTTCTCCCTGATCTTGTTATTTTACACTTGCTGAGAATAAAAAAAACAACTGGTGATCAATAGACTCTGTAGCTACCAGGATCTGCTTTCCCTGCAACGAAAATCCACGGTTTCATGCAGTTTCGATCTAGGCTGTTAATCTGATATCAGAAAGATCAGATTACACAATAATAAAACGGTTTAAAAGGATCTCAAATGTTAATTTGAAATCAGACGGTTGAGATCGGAAACTGCATGATACAGAAACTGCACCAAATTCAAAGACTAACCCTAACATCTGTGACAATAAATCCAATATAGATAGTTTAGGAAGCCATGCTTGAGTGCAGTCTAAGAAATTTCTATTTCTGTCTGTACCTTAAAAGTGAGTTTGGTCGTATATTGAAATGCCAATGGTACAGTTATTCATCACAATATGGtctaaaatatatacaaaactctTTGTCCTTTCTCGAACTAGAGCCTTTTGATGCTATTGAATTATTTTCCAGCACTATGTATTAACATGATTTCTAATACCTTGTATAGAAACACTTCCTGAAGTCATTGCAAATCTAAAGCCTTTAATCTACAACTGCAAGATTTTTGTACTAAATTGCAGGGCCAGTATCTAGAATTTTTGTACTAAATTGCAGGGCCAGTATCTAGATGTTAATGTTACATATGTTGATATCTTTACCAAACATAGCTAGCAGGAAAAACATCAAACTCACCCTGTATAAATAAGACGTTAGAGCAGCCTAGGGTTGTATCATGTGATTTCTTCATCTGAGAAGCTAGTCAATGGAAAGTCTTTCCGCCCAACTGCCACATTCCGCAAACGAAAATACTAAGAGGATGAAAATGCCGCAATCATAGTCCTCCATGAATGACTTACCAGAAGAGATACTATCTCACATTCTTTTCTCCCAACCAAACATGCTTTCAAAACAATCATTCTTTCCAAGTGGATCCCCATATGCCACTCACTCTTAGTTTTACACATCCACGATGATGGAATCGTCAACAACGCACAGAACAGGATTCACTTACTTAGATTGGTGGAAGCGTTTATGTTCTCTCCACACTCCCAACACCTTCccctcaaatattttattctcAATTGTCGTTCTCAACAATGGGATGCCGAGACTGACAGTTCCACTTTCGACAAATGGATCGGAGCAGCTAAACTACGTCAATGTTGTTTGGTTTGACTTGTAGCGACAAATGGAGTTTTATAATGTTCTTCGCTTTCACAGTTCCTTGTTTGGCTTTCGTTTAGAATTGTAGCGTCAATGTTGTTATGATTGACTTGTAGCAGCCAAACAGATAATTTGTAATCATTGATAATCGTGATGGGATTTTCATCGGAATCGGCTTGTCCGCTTAACAGAGCctgcctcttttttttttttataaattaaaattgttGGATTTGTTGGTAAGCTGGTAGCCCAGCAGATGTAGGTTATTTTCCTGAGGAGCAGCTTCAGTCCTTGGGGCTTTCCCTATTCAGTTCAAACAAATCTTAAGCCTATGCTTGTATTGTAGTTTGATTTTCATTAGGCGATTGAATATATGGATCTCCAATCATAAAGAGGTGGGTTGATATCTAGAACTCAGTACTTCAAgataaaattataatttctaaCGTTTGTCATAAAAAAAGTTTACAACTTATGCAACAAACTGGTTCCCAATGATATTGTTTCTTGTTTTTTGACAAATTATTTTTCTCTGATTCTGGATTTTATGTTGTGTTCACAAGTGATTTATTGTTTCTCTGATATGCATATTTGATGCTGTGTTGATTGGTTTGTGCATCAGTTCTGTTTGGAGTTAATATTGAAACAGTTTGTGTATCTTTTCATCTGGTTGTATAAGTCTTCTCTTTCAGATGGTTGTTTTGGCGAGGCTCACGGGAAGACAATACTGACTGGTGCTTTTATTGGTGCTACTGTTTCCAACACCAAAAGCATCCATGTCTTTTCCATAGGTGTCTTACAGTAAGTTCTTTTACCATTTACTA is part of the Vicia villosa cultivar HV-30 ecotype Madison, WI linkage group LG2, Vvil1.0, whole genome shotgun sequence genome and encodes:
- the LOC131647733 gene encoding protein argonaute 1-like; protein product: MSKQYLAKVSLKINVKVGGRNTVLVDALSRHILLVSNRPTIIFGADVTHPHPGEDSSPSIAAVVVSQDWPEFTKYAGLVCAQAHRRELIQDLLKQWQDPVRGTLTRGMIEYCI